Part of the Bacillus sp. N1-1 genome, GCGACCGAACTTATTGACAACATCGACACGGTTGATGAGGATAATGAAGTGATCCAAGCTTATGAAGAGATGGAAACCAAACTCTCTTTTTCAAAGGAGCGCATTAAGCTGATTGAAGAGGAGTTTCAATCTGAAGCTTCAACCATCCAAAAAAGCGCGATTCTAATGCCTTATGAAGTAAGGGAGGCAGGGCGAGCCTACCTGGAATCTTTGCAACCTGGATTTAAGGTTGGGTTAGTTTTTCGTGACAAAAAAACACAGCAGGAACGTTCAAACCGATACGAGGCATTTGTATCAGGTTTAGAGGAACAAGTGAAGTCACAGCTTGAATGGCATTTTAAGGAGCTACTTCAGGAGCTAAGATCGACTGCAGCCTTAACGAAAGTGGACCCTCCAGTTTTAGATGATTCATTTCACGTCGATTTCACCGTCATACAAGAAGAAGCAAAAAAAGGGAACGGCGCAACGGGTGAAGCGGTGCTTCATTATACCGAAAATGTCGCGCATAGCATGAAGACCCAAATCAAGCAGCAAGCAGAAAAACGAAAGAATTTGCTCATTGATCAGGTGAATTTAGAGCATGAACAAATCGCGATGGATGTTCAAAAAGCTTTTGAAAATCAAGTTGGAGAAAAAGATTCCGAAGTCTTCTTAGCAAAGATGGAAATGGTGAGTGAGAAAGCTAACGGCATCTGGGCGATCCTTGAAGGAAGTCGTGATGAAGAAGCTAGACGGATAGCGAAAAGTGTAGAGCGAAAGGAGGAAAAACAGCAGGTCATTATTGTGGAGTCCGTCGAAAAAACCAACAATGAAATTCACAGCGAAAATGAGGGGGTTTTAGCAGAAGAAGTTGTTGAAAAGCATGATGATGACCTTCCTACTTCTGAAACGACTGTACAGGCGCTTCAAAATATCGCGACTGAACTAACCGATCTTCCGGGCTTCGATCATACAAAGCAAAATTTAATGAAAAAAGCGAATAAACTTGCGGATCAATCTTACACAGTTGCGTTGTTTGGTGCATTTAGTGCTGGCAAATCATCTTTCGCGAATGCTTTGATAGGTGAGAAGATCTTACCATCTTCGCCGAATCCAACGACGGCAACACTTAACCGCATTTGTCCTGTTACAAATGAGCATGCACATAAAACAGCAATGATTCATTACAAGACGGAAGAGGAGCTTCTTCTAGATTTAAATCATTCTCTTTCTTATTTTGGAGAACAGGCTTTTTCGCTTCGAGACTGTTTGCAAATTATATCTGCCGGTAAGCTGTTCAAGCGAGAGTCGGCTGAAACAAAACCTCACGCATTATTTTTACGTGCGGTTGTTAGGGGAGAAGGGGAGCTTTCGTACCTTGGAATGGACCGAGAAGTAACGTTAACAGAATACGAAGATATGGTTGTAAACGAATCAAAAGCAGCTTTTATCGCCTCCATTTCATTATATTATGATTGTCCCCTAACGAGAGAAGGTATAACGCTTGTGGACACGCCTGGAGCGGATTCGATTAATGCTCGACATACGGGCGTCGCTTTTCAATATATGAAAGCCGCTGACGCAATTCTGTATGTGACCTATTACAATCACGCCTTCTCAAAAGCAGATCGCGAATTCTTAATTCAGCTTGGTCGGGTGAAAGATGTGTTTGAGATGGATAAGATGTTCTTTCTTCTAAATGCTTCTGATCTGGCAGAAAACGACGGGGAACTTCACACTGTACTCGATCATGTGAAAAAACAGCTGCAGCAGTATGGGATTCGCTATCCATCCCTCTTTCCCGTTTCAAGCCTTGCAGGAATGCTTTCATCAGAAACGCTAAGTGAGGAAGATGAAGCGTTTCTTACAAAGTTACCAACACAACTTAGAAACAAAGGTGGACTTGCTTCTTTTGAAGAACGCTTCTATCGATTTATTCGAACAGATCTATCGAAAATGGCCGTAGAAGCAATCCTAAGTGAAATAACCCGTATCAGAGAAGAAATCGACCATTGGATCGAGCATTTTGAATTGAATGCCAATGAAAAAGAAGATCAGCTGAAGCGCTTGCGCCTTCAAAGTGATGAGGCGATTGAAGAAGTGGAGCAATATGCCGTGTCAACCTCCTTACAACAAATTGAACAGGAGTTAACAGAACTTGTGCACTACATGCCTCAACGTCTTTTTTATCGCTTTAATGACTTTTTTAAGGAAGCATTTAACCCTTCTATCATTCATAGCCGTGATGGACTAAATGATGCATCGCGTTCACTTCTAGAAGATATTGAACAAGATCTTCTTCAAGAGTTGAGAGCGGCGTCACTCCGGATTGATCGATTTATTAAGCGAGAGCTTCAAAAGAATGAGAAAGACATGCAGATGACCATTCGTAACCACTTAACAGATTTCCGCTATGCATCTAACGATTCAAAGGACATGGCGACACCTGCATTTTCAGCTTCACTCACAACCTGGATGAGCAGTGAAGCACTTGTTAAGTTAGCACGGAGTTCTTTTAAATCTCCAAAGCAATTTTTTGAACAAAATGGAAGAGATAACTTACACGATGTGCTGAAAAAGGAATTTCAACAGCCTGTTAGTGAATATTTAGCTACGGAACAACAGGTGATTACGTCAATGGCGACGAATTTTTATGGAGAAAACCTTGATGAAATGAAGCGTGAGATCCTAAACGAAATAAGGGAGTACATTGAAACGAGAACAACGATGTTAAATAGTGATTTATCAAAAGCTTTCTTACAAACGAAACAGTCAAATGTAGCAAGAATTCAAACGAACTTATTGGGGGAATAGGCGATGAAAAATCTTGTTTCTGTTGAATGGCTCGCCCATCATTTATACGATGAACATCTTGTGATTGTTGATTGTCAGTTTGAATTAGGCAATCCTGAAAGTGGCTATGCTGCTTATGTAGAAGGTCACATCCCTGGTGCTCTATATGCAGATCTTGAAAAGGACTTATCGGGTGAAGTCGGAGAGCACGGTGGCAGACACCCGTTACCAGATCAAGAACAGCTTCAGGGGCTCGTTGAAAGGTTAGGGATCCAGCAGGATTCTAAAGTGATTGTATACGACCATGAATATGGGGCGATGGCTGCAAGATTATGGTTTTTACTTGGTTTTGCCGGTCATAAGGAGCGCGCTGTACTTGATGGAGGGTTGAAAGCCTGGAGAGGGGAGGGACATAAGCTCGAGACGAATGTCCCGGAAGTT contains:
- a CDS encoding dynamin family protein, whose translation is MKHDYQSQTKVKEDVLLERLALIQTELAPAEASKMKQLSDKLMSGEQHFLFSGHFSAGKSSLINALFETNLLPSSPIPASANTVRIRSGKSGASVYFINGKKMIFKAPYDIDQVKGYCLNGEEVERVELSAPSMIEKDVIFIDTPGIDSTDEAHRLSTESSMYLADVVFYVMDYNHVQSEVNYQFIRELYRQNKKIILIVNQIDKHNEAEISFKSFKKSVVESFETWGMSLESFFFISLRDQNHPQNQFHQLKTYIEGLSKKMPEDKVKRVYDAATELIDNIDTVDEDNEVIQAYEEMETKLSFSKERIKLIEEEFQSEASTIQKSAILMPYEVREAGRAYLESLQPGFKVGLVFRDKKTQQERSNRYEAFVSGLEEQVKSQLEWHFKELLQELRSTAALTKVDPPVLDDSFHVDFTVIQEEAKKGNGATGEAVLHYTENVAHSMKTQIKQQAEKRKNLLIDQVNLEHEQIAMDVQKAFENQVGEKDSEVFLAKMEMVSEKANGIWAILEGSRDEEARRIAKSVERKEEKQQVIIVESVEKTNNEIHSENEGVLAEEVVEKHDDDLPTSETTVQALQNIATELTDLPGFDHTKQNLMKKANKLADQSYTVALFGAFSAGKSSFANALIGEKILPSSPNPTTATLNRICPVTNEHAHKTAMIHYKTEEELLLDLNHSLSYFGEQAFSLRDCLQIISAGKLFKRESAETKPHALFLRAVVRGEGELSYLGMDREVTLTEYEDMVVNESKAAFIASISLYYDCPLTREGITLVDTPGADSINARHTGVAFQYMKAADAILYVTYYNHAFSKADREFLIQLGRVKDVFEMDKMFFLLNASDLAENDGELHTVLDHVKKQLQQYGIRYPSLFPVSSLAGMLSSETLSEEDEAFLTKLPTQLRNKGGLASFEERFYRFIRTDLSKMAVEAILSEITRIREEIDHWIEHFELNANEKEDQLKRLRLQSDEAIEEVEQYAVSTSLQQIEQELTELVHYMPQRLFYRFNDFFKEAFNPSIIHSRDGLNDASRSLLEDIEQDLLQELRAASLRIDRFIKRELQKNEKDMQMTIRNHLTDFRYASNDSKDMATPAFSASLTTWMSSEALVKLARSSFKSPKQFFEQNGRDNLHDVLKKEFQQPVSEYLATEQQVITSMATNFYGENLDEMKREILNEIREYIETRTTMLNSDLSKAFLQTKQSNVARIQTNLLGE
- a CDS encoding sulfurtransferase; protein product: MKNLVSVEWLAHHLYDEHLVIVDCQFELGNPESGYAAYVEGHIPGALYADLEKDLSGEVGEHGGRHPLPDQEQLQGLVERLGIQQDSKVIVYDHEYGAMAARLWFLLGFAGHKERAVLDGGLKAWRGEGHKLETNVPEVSLSEYPISLDKSMIVSMNDVKQAQQEGRTIIDSRAPERFNGEKEPIDHKAGHIPGAINYFWKDNLNEDQKWKDPEERVGVNEHGQEPIVYCGSGVTACVNLLALQEAGVHAKLYPGSYSDWVSYKNNPIDSN